The window aaagatcatcgtgGAAGGAGAAACCATTGAGCCAGACGGATATCATGCCGgccatatgtactactatctatcaTGGTTAGAAGACGACATAGCTGGGGATGTCAAACCAGGAGTCAATATGAAgaataggatcatagatgaagtgGTTGAGGCGCAGGTAAAGTACAAGAGGCTACGCAAAAGGGTGTTCGAATCCGAAGCTAAGCATTTGGAGCAACATAAGGCAAACATGGAGGCGATAAGGGAATGGAAAGAGATTGCCACTAAGTCAATGGAGAGACTAGAATACTTGGAGCAAGGACTGATGGAGCTAGAAGGTAAGATGAGGAAGAGACATTGGGATTGTCAGGGCATGGACGACGATGAAGGAGGAAAGTTGGCAAAAGCTTACTTATTGCTGGACATGCGCGATTTGGGGAACATGATTGATGGGGTCAAGAGATCCAAgtatggagaaggtccttcagggaccaagtagattaggagaTGATACTCTTTACTACTTTCTAGCTTAGattagatttcgatgtaataaggcctaatgccattagtgacttcATTACTATTGTTGATTTAGTGAAAGTTTGTTTTGGCTTATTatcgcattaatgaaatgaagcaaagttggcatcaattttctccaaatctatGTGTCACTTAGTCTTACCTCAagcacaatgaggtcccccaaattaggacgcgaattattgcatgactttgtgaaacatgtttaaatattgtGAACACTTTTTATTTCACCttgctgacttggttaccttttattttttctttctttttgattattcccattctcaaaggttggttcgtgcataatgacatcatcagcataccacacgagatccagaggtcctccacctcctcctccacctagcGACCCGAAAAGCAAAAGCAAGGGCAAAGAgaaaatggatgatttaagtggtatccGAAAAGATAATGTTGTTGTGgtggaaaatgttgaaactttAGATGGTAGAAGCACTCCGGGGTAGAATGAGTTAGTCTTATATTTGGAGCAGAAAATCCTGGAACTACAGGGCGAGCTTGAGAAGGTCCAAAATCTGGCAAACTTTTCCCTTACTCTCAATATTCCCGACATCAACCAGCAAAACCCAGTTCTACCCAGAACCAAACACCgccacaaaataaacaaaaccaGAATCCACTACCCATAGCTCCAAATCCTCCTACACCACACCAGTATCATAATCCCGTACCTCCCCAGAACCTTAACCCACCACCAGTGCAAACCCCTCAATAACATTACTATTATCAAACTCAATACCTGCAAACCACTACTTATCACGCTCCCCAAAATGTACTGCAACCTACTCTAATCCACAAAATTCAACCAACGACCACCCATATATCCAAGTTCCAGGAACTTATCAAAGCAATCCGATATATGTGAAAACCCTACTCCATACCCCATAgaaaaccctatacatacccgaacTGACTGAGAAGGACATGTTCATTAGAAACATGgcggaggaactcaagaaactcaTAGGGAGAGTCCAGAGTGTTGAAGGTGGGAAAGGCGTAGAAGGtctgaattatgaagatttgtgtatttAGCCACATgtggaactgccagagggttacaaacctccaaattttgaaatgttcgatggcactggtgatccgaaggtgcatcTACGAACATACTATGGCAAGCTTATAGGAATAggtaagaatgaacaaatccgcatgaagttgttcatgcgAAGTCTTACAGGAGATtccttgtcttggtatatcagttaaaacccaaagaaatgggtaaattgggtaagtatggcatcagacttcatggacagattcaggttcaacaaaGAAAATGCGCCATATattttctatattcaaaacctcaagaagaagccgacAAAAACCTTCCATGAGTATGCTACTTattggagatcagaggccgcaAAGGTAAGGCCCGCACTCgacgaagaacaaatgaacaagttctttgttagagctcaagatcTGCAATATTATGAATGATTGATGGTCATCGAGAATCATAGTTCTcagacatcatcaagttgggagagagaatagaaaaaggaatcaagagcgggatggtgacTAATTTTGAGGCGctgcaagccacaaataaagccttACAATCAGGAGGTATTTCacagaagaaagaagtgggtaaTATGATGGTAGCACATGGCCCTAAGTAtcccctcacataccaaacacctccatctacatatcaaccttcacccccaaaataccaataccctgccaccacctaccatacctacaaacctcaacctgcatattaccattcacctccacccGACCGCTAAAACTACCCAATGCCACATCCACATTTTGACCGCAGAActcctagacaatacaccccaattgctgaacccatagccCAACTGCATCAGAGACTGAAGGTCGCTGGTTACATCACCCATATTCCTgctattgttgtggaaaatccttcccaatggatcaaccgtaacaaaacatgtgcttatcattcaggcATAAAGGGTCATACCATGCTGCacattgaaagataagattcAGGCATTGATCGACACTAAGGTTATTCAAGCAAAGGAAGTTGTACtgaatatcaacaataaccctCTCCCGGATCACAGATGTGTGGGAGTGAACATGATAGAAACTGACGAGTAATCGGATCGGGAGGGGTCCATCGGACTCATTCGAGATGGGGACACTCCTAAAAATTCTCCGGTCACCCTCACTCcagttgtggtacaaacccaggcgctatttgaagttgaggtagctacaCCATTCACTGTAATAGTAGCTCCCACACCATCGTACAAGTTTGATGCCgtcccatgggattatgttgtaaaagcaagaagaaagggaaaagacaaaatggaagaaacaggtatcgtgcaaggtatgactagaactggcagaATTTACACACCTGAGAATCTGGGAAGATTTGAGGCAAATTTGTTGATTTTTCTCATAATTTGAAACTCTAATTTTGATTTCTATCAAATTCTGCTATACTTTCTTTTTCTATGGGTTCGACTGTCGAAGACATGTCTAGTAGTTCTGGTGTAACTGATAATTCTACTGTGACACATTCCTCTCCATTATATCTGCTTCCGTCTGATTCACCTGGTACAATTTTGGTGACCACGACTTTTGATGGCACTAGCTGTGGAAGTTGGCATCGAGGAATGTTGTTAGGCCTCTCATGTAAGAATAAACTGGGGCTGATCAATGGGACAGTTGCACGACCTAGTTCTACCTCTCTTTTGTTCGAACCTTGGATTAGGTATAACGATATGGTTGTAGCCTGGATCCTAAATAGTTTAGATAGGGAAATTAGGGAGACTGTGATGTACACTGAAAGTGCTGAAAAACTTTGGAAGGAGATTGAGCGTAGATTTGTCAAGCTAGTGGAATTAAGATTTTTCAGATTCGTAAGTAAATTTCCTCGATTACCCAAGGTTCTTCAagcattttatcatattttaacaGAATTAAAAATCTTTGGGATGAGCTTTCTTTCTCTGTATCATATCCTGATTGTGTTTGTGGATGCAAGGAGACCTACTAAAGGTTAGATGAAGAACAGAAGGTTCATCAATTTTTAATGGGTTTGAACGAATCATATCCCACTATTAGGAGAAACATACTTATGATGAAACCTTTACCTGATGTGGATAGTATGTACTTGATGCTTATTAATGAGGAGAGCCAGTCTGGTATTCAAGCTAATGTGCCATCTCTCAATTCTAATCCTGTTGCCTTCTCTACTGGTGTTCAGAAGCCATTCTCTCAAAGAGTTAATTTTGACTCTCAAAGAGCTGGTCTCGACCCTTCTAGAAAGAACAATATTATTTGTCGATATTGCAAGAAGCCTGGTCATCAGATTGACAAATGCTACAAGCTTCATGGTTATCCTCCTAGTTTTCAGACTAAGTTCAAACGGACTACAACATTTGCTCAAGTGTCAGATTCTCAACCCATTGGGCACCCTGAAAATTCTACTGGTGATAATAAAATAGTTCAATCTAATGGTGGGATCTCTAGTATAACCAAGGAACAGTTTGATCAATTATTGAGTCTTCTGCATTCTCGAGCTTCTGGGACATCACAAGAGATCTCTGCTGGTTTTGCCAACTTTACAGGTCTGATAGGTAATCCTAATTTCAAATCTTATGGTTTGCTTTCTTGCAATTTTTCTAGGGTAGAAGATAGCCCTTGGATCATAGATTCGGGGGCAACCCATCACATGACCCCACACTCTTCCTTTCTAACTGACATTAAACCTCTAGTCTTACCTTATCTCATCACTTTACCAAATGGTTATAAGGTAAAGGTGACTTGCACATGTACTCTTACCTTGTCCTCTGAAATAGCTCTAACTCATGTTCTCTTAGTGCCCTCGTTTCAGTATAATCTCATTTTCCTTGCTCAACTAGTTTTACAACTGAATTGTTTGGATTATTTCTCCTCTATTGCTTGTGTTTTGCAGGGTCTTTCTCTGAAGAAGCCAGTGTCTCTTGGTAGTCTTCAGAATGGGCTCTATATTCTCAATCATGTAAACCTTGTTGCATCTAAGTCTACTTTTCACCCTTCATTTGTAAATACCATTACTGCCTCCACTTTGCATGATTTGAATAAGAGCAGTAGTTCTACTTCTAATCTTGCATCTTCTGTATCTGTGAATGCTGATGTTTCTTATGCTATTCAATTTCATGTGTTGTCTTTTGACCATTCTTGGCATCTGAGACTTGGACACATGCCCTTTAATAAAATGAAGTCTACTCCTTTCTTGTTTGATAAACTGCGAAAGAAACAAACATTTTTGTGTCCTATTTGCCCCAAGGCTAGGCAACAAAGGCTTCCCTTTCCTGAAAGTAAAATACACTGCACTTCTCCTTTTCAACTAATATACATAGATCTTTGGGGACCTTATCACACACAAACATATAATGGGTTCAAATACTTTATGACTATTGTGGATGATTTCTCTAGGGCTACCTGGACACTTTTACTATCTTCAAAGAGCAGTGCTTTCACCTTGTTACAGTCCTTTGTGCTAATGATCAAGAGTCAATTTGATGCCTTGGTCAAAGTAGTGAGGTCTGATAATGCCTTTGAGTTGGGTTCTAGCTCAGCAGCTCAGTCCTTCTTCTCTGCCCATGGAATTCTACACCAAACCTACTGTCcacatacaccacaacaaaatggtgttgtggagaggaaACATAAACACCTTCTTGAAACTCCTAGGGCACTTCTATTTCAGTCCAAACTCCCTGTTAAGTATTGGGGTGAGTGTATCTTGACTGCCACTTACCTCATAAATAGATTTCCCTCACCTTTGTTAAATAACAAGGCTCCTTTTGAGTTACTCTATGGTATTGCTCCTTCTGTCACTCACTTTAGGACATTTGGTTGCCTTTGCTTTGCTGCAGTCCCCAAACCATATAGAGATAAATTCAAATCAAGATCCATTCCATCTATTTTTCTTGGTTACAGTGCTGGCAAGAAGAGTTATAAACTACTATCATTGTCCAATTCCAGTATTTTCCGCTCCAGAGATGTTGTCTTTCATGAAACTGTCTTTCTTCACTCTTCTCCTGATTCTATTCATTTATTTCCTCCTTCTACTTTCTCTCCCTCTTCAGTCCCTTCTTCCTCTCCTAGTCCTGTTAGTCATCCTGGCCATAGTTGTTCTACTCCTATTTCTCCTCCTGGTTCTTCTGATCCCTCTTCTTCGCCTTGTAGTACTCTTAGTCCTTCCTCTCCTTCTCCTGTTCTTCCTCCTGTACTGAGAAGGTCTTTAAGAACTCACAATCCTCCTTCCTACCTTGGTGACTATGTTTGTTTCTCTGCCTCTAGTTCTAAGGTTCCTTCACCCTCTGATCTTTGTTTGCAAGAACCATAATTTTACCATCAAGCTGCCTCCAATCCTGTTTGGCCGAAGGCTATTATGAAAGAGTTTTAAGCTTTGGAGGCTAACAATACTTGGGATATTCTTCCTCTACCTCCTAGTAAGAAAGTCATCCCTTGCAAATGGGTCTATAAGATAAAACAGAGGGCTGATGGTTCAGTTGAAAGATACAAAACTAGGTTGGTGATTAGGGGTGATAATCAGTTAGAAGGAGTAGACTTCACTGAAACTTTCTCTCGTGTGCTTAAATTGACAACTATTAAATGTCTCCTATCTGTAGCCATTAAAAGGAATTGGGTTGTGTACCAACTTGATGTCAACAATGCTTTCCTCCATGGAGTTTTGGATGAAGAGGTATTCATGAAAATCTCTCAAGGCTTGGTTGTTTCCACCTCTACCTCTGTTCCTATTTATTCATTAGCTTGCAAATTAAATAAGTCCCTTTATGGCCTTAGGCAAGCCTCAAGGCAATGGTATGCTAAGCTTTCCCCTGCTCTTCAATCTAAGGGTTTCCAACCTAGCATGAATGACTATTCCCTATTCAGAAAATTAAAGGGGGCTCATCTCACTGTAGTAGTTGTTTACGTGGATGATATACTATTGGCTGGGGATGCTGTGTCTGAGTTGACTTCTTTGAAAGAGTTCTTAGATGCCCAGTTTAAGATCAAGGACCTTGGTGAGATTCACTATTTCCTTGGGCTTGAGGTTATTAAAATGCCTCAAGGATACTTGATCAGTCAACATAAGTTTGCTTTGGATTTGCTCTCTGATTTTCAATATTCTGCAGTTACACCTGTGGTAGCCCCCTTAGACTTTCATGTCAAGTTGTCAACTGAAGTTGGGGATTTGCTACCTGATCCCTCTGTCTACAGAAAGTTGGTAGGCAAACTTAATTACTTGCAACATACCATACCTGAGTCAATATATGTCTGCTCCTAGAGTTCCTCATTTGGAGGCTGCTTATCATGTTCTTAGATATGTGGCTAGCACCTCTGATTTGGGTATTATGCTTTCTAGCAATCCTGATTTTTCTTTGCATGGTTTTTGTGACTATGTCTGGGCTAGTTGTGCCGATAGTAGAAAGTGTGTTTCtggttttgtgttgtttcttGGAGGCTGCCCAGTTTCTTGGAAGTCCAAAAAGCAGCCTACTCTTGTTTTGTCCTCTGTTGAAGCAGAGTATAGAGCTGTTCGTTTGTTGGTAGCTGAAGTTACTTGGGTAGTTCGATTGCTGGGTGAGCTGGGTGTGGATAATCTCAGCCTTGTTGCTTTGTACTGTGATAATTAAGCTGCAGTCAATATAGCCAAGAATCCCGTCTTTCACGAGCGGACCAAACATATCGAGGTGGATTGCCATTTTGTACGGGATGCCTTGTCTGATGGTTTGGTTTTGTTGCATTCTATTTCTATATTTGCTCAACTTGCTGATATATTTACTAAATCTTTGCTTGGTGTGCAGCAACAGGCTTTTCTTCCCAAGCTTGGAATGGCCAGCCCTTCCAGCTTGTCGGGGGGTGTTGGAGCTGAAGTTAGTAGTGTTAAGTAGTCAAGATGGGCCAGCCCATCTGTAATTATGTTATTCTTATTTTGGCCCATTAAGTGAACGGCCCAATTGTATGGTGTACATATGAGACCTCTTACAATGTATTAGAGGAACAATTCTTTTTTGGAAATAATACTCTTCACATTTTCTCCCAAATATCTCTTTGTACAGCTACGTGTTAGGGTTCGATCATCTCTTTGTCAATGTCGATTATCTCTAGATTCACCTGTTAACAAAAGGAAGCGAAGAAAGCAACTCACAAGGGGGAAAATTCTAAAGAGATAATACAAGAGAAGAGCGGCTgaagtaaaagaaaaaggtaTTCATTATCTTTAACATTTACTTGACAGTGACAACTTGTATTTTGCTGCAGAAATGGCTCGAATATGGGCATAGGTTATGATTAAGCCGCTTGCATTAAGTTAAGCCACGCCAAGGAGATGGACCTGTGTGATTTATTCAGTATTTCCAATTGGAACAATTAATAAGGTAAGATTTCCTGTCATCATATAAGCTTAATTTCCTGCTTCTATGCTGTTTGGTTTACCTGATTGTGTCGTTTATTGTATCTATTACATGCTTGCAATGAGAATTAAATTATACTCCAATCAGGATAGGACATAGACTTCTTTACTTTAGCACAATGCCAATCCCATGATGCATCATTACGCAGGCAAGACATTTAAATCCTAAAAGAACAAGTACAGAGAAAATTTAGGGCGCTGAGAATAGTGTATACTGTAGTTACGAGATGTACGGCTCAAACATAACTAGAACCGCTTCACATGCAAGCTTTTGCATTTCCACATATATCTTGTTCTTGTTCAATTTTCTACGGACGAGGAATTTCTAAAAACTTGTGCTTTCTGCTGGTAATACTAAagtttctaacttttgccaacaAAATGGAAGTTGTCCTGTTATCAAAGGAGAAACATGGGTGGCTACAAAATGAAGAAGAGCAAGAATAATTCATGGGAAGCAGCACTATTATCTTCCTTCTTTGTTCTTTCC is drawn from Nicotiana tabacum cultivar K326 chromosome 9, ASM71507v2, whole genome shotgun sequence and contains these coding sequences:
- the LOC107771255 gene encoding uncharacterized protein LOC107771255, which encodes MSSSSGVTDNSTVTHSSPLYLLPSDSPGTILVTTTFDGTSCGSWHRGMLLGLSCKNKLGLINGTVARPSSTSLLFEPWIRYNDMVVAWILNSLDREIRETVMYTESAEKLWKEIERRFVKLVELRFFRFVSKFPRLPKVLQAFYHILTELKIFGMSFLSLYHILIVFVDARRPTKG